The Acetomicrobium flavidum genome window below encodes:
- a CDS encoding DUF362 domain-containing protein has product MAKEKVWFADANAANWVESLVAKAKDLFYEAKLNECIEKGDSVAIKIHFGEWNRTRCLRPELVAAIVEEVKACGGRPFVCDTTTLTYHPYSSRFIGNLALETAARHGFTEASMGCPVVVADGFSGDDDVRVEVPTGVLLKEAYVAAAIAHADAMINLAHAKGHPVASFGGCIKNIGIGGQSKRGKYHEHLAHWGSPEDFLGWPARHPEKCLGLDCPFHKLCEDSCPRGAYHIDEKGHHFDAEKCWLCYSCQITCMFTGHECMVFTPDYFPYAQIAMADAAKGVMLTFEEGKVGHMAYCIDVDPNCDCIPWATLPVVPDIGVFASKDPVAIDAAILDMIDAAPAYPGGANKALENVQGGYKQGQDKFAITQGTSPRYQLTAGVKNGLGKMEYEIVPYTPPYNEEHIAKWQIRPTPTTLIQREMWKKRDFVLEAAPYKRVPFEEKPSHEEFKAGDRKEYLKKLPVKEWADAVGKD; this is encoded by the coding sequence ATGGCAAAGGAGAAGGTGTGGTTTGCCGACGCCAACGCGGCAAACTGGGTGGAGTCTCTCGTCGCAAAGGCAAAGGACCTCTTTTACGAAGCCAAGCTCAACGAATGCATCGAAAAAGGAGACAGCGTAGCCATAAAGATACACTTCGGCGAATGGAACAGGACAAGGTGCCTGCGTCCCGAGCTGGTTGCAGCCATAGTCGAGGAGGTCAAGGCCTGCGGTGGAAGGCCCTTCGTATGCGACACGACTACGCTTACCTATCATCCCTACAGCTCCAGGTTCATCGGAAACCTCGCGCTTGAGACAGCCGCAAGGCACGGATTTACCGAGGCCTCCATGGGCTGCCCCGTCGTGGTGGCCGACGGCTTTTCGGGAGATGACGACGTGAGGGTGGAGGTCCCGACGGGCGTCCTGCTCAAAGAGGCTTACGTCGCTGCAGCCATAGCGCATGCTGACGCCATGATAAACCTGGCCCACGCAAAGGGGCACCCCGTCGCTTCCTTCGGCGGATGCATCAAGAACATCGGCATAGGCGGTCAGTCCAAACGGGGCAAGTATCACGAACACTTAGCCCACTGGGGAAGCCCCGAGGACTTCCTGGGATGGCCCGCAAGGCACCCCGAGAAATGCCTTGGCCTGGATTGTCCCTTCCACAAGCTGTGCGAGGATTCCTGCCCCAGGGGAGCATATCACATCGACGAAAAGGGACATCACTTCGATGCGGAAAAGTGCTGGCTGTGCTATTCCTGTCAGATAACGTGCATGTTCACGGGGCATGAGTGCATGGTCTTCACCCCCGATTACTTCCCCTATGCGCAGATAGCCATGGCGGATGCGGCCAAGGGCGTCATGCTCACCTTCGAGGAGGGCAAGGTCGGACATATGGCCTACTGCATAGACGTGGATCCCAACTGCGACTGCATCCCCTGGGCTACGCTTCCAGTTGTTCCCGACATCGGCGTGTTCGCCTCCAAGGACCCCGTAGCCATAGATGCCGCCATACTTGACATGATCGATGCCGCTCCCGCCTATCCCGGCGGTGCCAACAAGGCCCTCGAAAACGTCCAGGGCGGCTACAAACAGGGACAGGACAAGTTCGCGATCACTCAAGGCACGTCTCCAAGATACCAGCTTACCGCAGGAGTCAAAAACGGATTGGGCAAGATGGAATACGAGATCGTGCCCTACACGCCTCCCTACAACGAAGAGCACATCGCAAAGTGGCAGATCAGGCCGACGCCTACGACCCTCATCCAGCGGGAGATGTGGAAGAAGCGCGACTTCGTGCTCGAGGCTGCGCCCTATAAGAGGGTTCCCTTTGAGGAGAAGCCGAGCCATGAGGAGTTCAAGGCAGGCGACAGGAAGGAATATCTGAAGAAACTTCCCGTCAAGGAATGGGCTGACGCCGTAGGAAAGGACTAA
- a CDS encoding DUF362 domain-containing protein: MSVVNFVGARERCSSSRLLERFKGTLKKGELQGLFSQGELVAVKFEAGERDNLRYVRPLLVKAVVDVVYSLGGQPLLVDTLSMGSKASEVGRRWLEAVVLHGFDVTSLGKSPMLADGYTGEEEMLVQVDGEELGGVEIARAVAESQALVVISHVTAHPFAGLSGALVSCGVGCASLRGKERIHAPLRPLFVQDRCDGCGQCEKHCPHDAVRLKDDRPSLDDKRCKGCAYYCTAACPVGAVVIDGRSARRFQRRVVDSALAVTGALQGKVYYVNILMDVCPYPDCYPFSDVPFVSDRGILMSHDPVALDSATLNVLDESSGIRGSIAEESESLGSSDDKLLRITGVDPTSMIAYAKKLGMGSDSFEIRKA, encoded by the coding sequence ATGTCTGTCGTGAATTTTGTGGGCGCAAGGGAGCGGTGCAGCTCTTCAAGGCTGCTCGAGCGCTTCAAGGGAACCTTGAAAAAAGGCGAGCTTCAGGGCCTATTTTCCCAAGGCGAGCTGGTTGCCGTTAAGTTCGAGGCCGGTGAAAGGGATAACCTCAGATATGTGAGGCCCTTGCTCGTCAAGGCAGTGGTCGACGTGGTTTACTCCCTGGGAGGACAGCCGCTGTTGGTCGATACCTTGAGCATGGGCTCAAAGGCCTCGGAAGTGGGCCGCAGGTGGCTTGAGGCGGTGGTGCTGCACGGCTTTGACGTGACAAGCCTGGGCAAAAGCCCCATGCTGGCCGACGGATATACGGGCGAGGAGGAGATGCTTGTCCAGGTCGACGGCGAGGAGCTCGGTGGGGTGGAGATAGCCAGGGCCGTTGCGGAATCGCAGGCGCTCGTCGTAATCTCTCACGTTACTGCCCATCCCTTTGCCGGCCTGTCCGGGGCGCTGGTTTCCTGCGGAGTGGGTTGTGCGTCTTTGAGGGGAAAGGAAAGGATCCATGCTCCCTTGCGCCCTCTATTTGTGCAGGATCGCTGTGACGGGTGCGGGCAGTGCGAAAAACATTGCCCGCACGATGCAGTGCGCTTGAAGGACGACAGGCCTTCCCTGGACGACAAAAGGTGCAAAGGCTGCGCCTACTACTGCACGGCCGCATGCCCCGTAGGCGCAGTCGTCATAGACGGCCGGTCGGCCAGGCGCTTTCAAAGGCGCGTCGTCGATTCCGCCTTGGCCGTCACAGGGGCATTGCAGGGTAAGGTCTATTATGTAAACATCCTGATGGACGTGTGTCCCTACCCGGATTGCTATCCCTTTTCGGACGTCCCCTTCGTCTCGGACAGGGGAATTTTGATGTCCCATGACCCCGTGGCCCTCGACAGCGCCACCTTGAATGTCTTGGACGAATCTTCCGGCATTCGGGGCAGCATTGCCGAGGAAAGCGAAAGCCTGGGTTCGAGCGATGACAAGCTGCTTCGCATAACCGGGGTTGACCCGACATCTATGATCGCCTATGCTAAAAAGTTGGGCATGGGAAGCGACAGCTTTGAGATCCGTAAGGCGTAA
- a CDS encoding Mrp/NBP35 family ATP-binding protein → MNADIEREQFEAMKSKVREEALKAKGPMAMALKDIRHKIAILSGKGGVGKTVVTVNLASALKKKGYEVCIFDADLHGPAVPKALGLYGRMDVVSEHDHPGHHDLRFNPLLSSNGIKVVSVASMWASQDQPIMWKGAHKMRAIRQLIASVNWGRADFLLVDLPPGTGDEVQTVMRSIPKLDGMIVVTTPQGLSTMVCTRAISAARELEVPLLGLVENMSWLKCPSCATEMYPFGKGQGEKLARLMEIPFWGKIPIELEMGECVDEGVPFVDEKPDSDFSKAMDKIVSKLMESLGEN, encoded by the coding sequence ATGAACGCCGACATCGAAAGAGAACAGTTTGAGGCCATGAAATCGAAGGTGAGGGAAGAGGCCCTTAAGGCCAAAGGCCCAATGGCGATGGCCTTGAAGGACATTCGTCATAAAATAGCAATACTTAGCGGCAAGGGCGGCGTGGGCAAGACCGTCGTCACCGTTAACCTGGCCTCGGCCTTGAAGAAAAAGGGTTACGAAGTCTGCATCTTCGACGCCGACCTTCACGGGCCTGCCGTGCCCAAGGCGTTGGGGCTGTACGGCAGGATGGACGTGGTAAGCGAACACGATCACCCCGGCCATCATGACCTTCGCTTTAATCCCTTATTGTCGTCCAACGGCATAAAGGTCGTTTCGGTGGCCTCCATGTGGGCATCGCAGGATCAGCCCATAATGTGGAAGGGAGCCCACAAGATGCGCGCCATACGGCAGCTCATCGCATCGGTCAACTGGGGAAGGGCTGACTTCCTTTTGGTAGACCTTCCACCGGGAACGGGAGACGAGGTCCAGACGGTCATGAGGTCCATACCCAAGCTGGATGGCATGATAGTGGTGACGACCCCGCAGGGGCTTTCCACCATGGTCTGCACCAGGGCCATAAGCGCCGCCAGGGAGCTGGAGGTTCCTTTGCTTGGCCTGGTGGAAAACATGAGCTGGCTCAAATGCCCGTCCTGTGCCACGGAGATGTATCCCTTCGGCAAGGGGCAGGGAGAAAAGCTTGCCCGCCTCATGGAGATACCCTTTTGGGGAAAGATACCCATAGAGCTTGAGATGGGGGAATGCGTCGACGAGGGTGTCCCCTTTGTCGACGAAAAGCCCGACTCCGATTTCAGCAAGGCCATGGACAAGATCGTATCGAAATTGATGGAATCCCTTGGAGAGAATTGA
- the pilM gene encoding type IV pilus biogenesis protein PilM — MKSCLHCGISITGEGLRYVELQRQGTSVWCSSRAKVYLSKKAICTESVADVDFLYTALKKLKRKIGRFGKIRAAFGIPMRDSYACFLDFPGDMIFDDVKKSLRWRLEEHFPLSGEEAYYDAAEVGFPYGGDLYDKGPLKKYLVVASSKSFVDNIMKATTKAGFFPTALEPVSVALFRSAFAQFKDKDDASAVSKDEWQLCFFPGGTISLIALGYRGNEIFFRPVMVGRQMAFEDLVQNAAKEINFTVDYLSGCYPHFEINKLFLVSSAKRDLILLDALRSALRFEVSLLDPWGTFSYHERPKGSGWEASLGLALRDIV; from the coding sequence ATGAAAAGCTGCCTCCACTGCGGCATATCCATCACAGGGGAAGGGCTTCGCTATGTGGAGCTCCAAAGGCAAGGCACCTCGGTCTGGTGCAGTTCGCGGGCCAAGGTTTACCTCTCAAAAAAGGCCATATGCACCGAAAGCGTTGCCGATGTAGATTTCCTTTATACTGCGCTTAAAAAATTGAAGCGAAAGATAGGAAGGTTTGGCAAAATCAGGGCTGCATTCGGGATCCCGATGAGGGATAGCTACGCCTGCTTCTTGGATTTTCCCGGCGACATGATCTTCGATGATGTCAAAAAATCGCTTCGTTGGCGACTTGAGGAACACTTTCCCCTTTCCGGCGAAGAAGCTTACTACGATGCGGCGGAAGTGGGTTTTCCCTACGGTGGCGATTTATATGATAAAGGACCGCTTAAGAAGTATCTTGTTGTGGCATCCAGCAAATCATTTGTAGACAATATCATGAAAGCTACGACTAAAGCCGGCTTTTTCCCGACGGCCTTGGAGCCCGTATCGGTGGCGCTTTTTAGGAGCGCCTTTGCTCAATTTAAGGACAAAGACGACGCTTCAGCCGTATCTAAGGATGAATGGCAGCTATGTTTTTTCCCTGGAGGGACAATATCATTGATAGCGCTCGGCTACAGAGGAAACGAGATATTTTTCAGGCCTGTAATGGTAGGCCGCCAAATGGCCTTCGAGGATTTGGTCCAAAACGCCGCAAAGGAGATCAACTTTACCGTGGATTACCTTAGCGGATGCTATCCCCATTTTGAGATAAATAAATTGTTTTTGGTCTCATCTGCCAAAAGAGACCTTATCTTGCTCGATGCCTTAAGGTCTGCCCTTAGATTTGAGGTATCCTTGCTCGATCCTTGGGGGACGTTTTCTTACCACGAGCGGCCCAAGGGAAGCGGCTGGGAGGCCTCGCTGGGCTTGGCCCTCAGAGATATTGTATAA
- the pheA gene encoding prephenate dehydratase — protein MSNEDLYALRQRIESVDEGMLRLLEERVKLAKEIGKVKGGDCIYDPVRETEVIERLCRLAEGLDPRFVSLLFREVISFCRSVQKPTRVACMGPEGSFSHEAVISFLGRFVDVVFVENPAEVFDYVSKDKAGIGVVPVENTTEGTVYSTLDAFAAAEPGISVMGEGQIPIRLVLASMEEDMANIEEVYSHPQPFGQCRNWLYKNLPGARQIPTSSTSFAANLARTTKKSAAICGRLAAELSGLKVLEEGIEDQPYNATRFWLIGHAVARPSERSKTSILFNVAHKPGTLFQALEPLYLAGLNLTLIQSHPLPGNPFEYFFFVDFEGDIESQNVKEALNIMKSRVERLRVLGSYPQIKRV, from the coding sequence GTGTCGAATGAGGACCTATATGCACTAAGGCAGAGGATAGAATCAGTGGACGAGGGGATGCTTCGCCTTCTGGAGGAGCGCGTGAAGTTGGCCAAGGAGATAGGCAAGGTCAAGGGCGGAGATTGCATCTACGATCCCGTGAGGGAGACCGAGGTGATAGAGCGGCTTTGCCGTTTGGCCGAAGGCCTGGACCCCAGGTTTGTGAGCTTGCTGTTCAGGGAAGTCATATCCTTTTGCAGGTCCGTACAAAAGCCGACCAGGGTGGCCTGCATGGGCCCTGAGGGCTCCTTTTCCCACGAGGCCGTGATCTCATTTTTGGGCAGGTTCGTGGACGTGGTTTTCGTCGAAAATCCTGCCGAGGTGTTTGACTATGTATCGAAGGATAAGGCCGGCATTGGGGTTGTCCCCGTGGAAAACACCACGGAGGGCACTGTCTATTCCACGCTGGACGCCTTTGCCGCGGCCGAGCCCGGCATTTCCGTGATGGGCGAGGGGCAGATCCCCATAAGGCTTGTCCTGGCAAGCATGGAAGAGGACATGGCAAATATCGAAGAAGTCTACTCCCATCCTCAGCCCTTCGGTCAATGCAGGAACTGGCTTTACAAAAACTTGCCCGGGGCGCGGCAAATACCCACGTCTAGCACCAGCTTTGCGGCGAACCTGGCAAGAACAACCAAGAAAAGCGCTGCCATATGCGGAAGGCTTGCGGCGGAGCTAAGCGGATTGAAGGTCTTAGAGGAGGGCATAGAAGACCAGCCCTACAACGCCACGAGGTTTTGGCTCATCGGGCACGCCGTTGCCAGGCCCTCCGAGAGGAGCAAGACATCGATACTTTTTAACGTCGCCCACAAGCCCGGCACACTGTTTCAGGCCTTGGAGCCGTTATACCTGGCAGGCCTTAACCTTACGCTCATACAGTCGCACCCGCTTCCCGGAAACCCCTTCGAGTACTTCTTCTTCGTGGACTTCGAGGGCGACATCGAAAGCCAAAACGTCAAAGAAGCCCTCAATATCATGAAGTCAAGGGTCGAGCGCCTGCGGGTGTTGGGCTCCTATCCGCAGATCAAAAGGGTGTAA
- the aroB gene encoding 3-dehydroquinate synthase, whose translation MHNVTATQTVETIKKDKPDLKGTSFRLYLGGFMAAGKTSVGSKLSELTGLPFLDTDDLIEAMAGMSIAEIFATCGEGHFRELERRVLDETFKLKNVIVGLGGGVLVNPENKAKIMANGTLIMLDAAVNTIIKRASNQPGKRPLLREDNVAELLNKRRDAYKDAHFRVSTDEILVDEVASLIVQGLGLDVAKDMPKTRCETLQVKTKGASYPVIVGRGILTSDKALNDTLEAFLGIHSGKPFIISDPITFTMFARKIKEASGFHLLPRGEEGKTLRQVSAIYEKLSQCGVDRKGLILAVGGGCVGDAAGFAASTWMRGIDIVHIPTTLIAQVDSSIGGKTAVNLPEGKNLVGTFHQPCCVIVDVNCLLSLPDEEFRQGMAEVIKYGLGEDREFFRWLSDNRRSILERDPDTLLEMVKRCIELKASIVKEDEKETSGARTRLNLGHTVAHGLEASSGYSEIKHGDAVAIGLVVAARMAVMLNLCRDETLAELLELLEFFGLPVRPDRPFDEVVAYLMKDKKFVGGRPTMVLPTEGGKCKVLQTSLELLGDAYRATTC comes from the coding sequence ATGCATAATGTGACGGCAACCCAAACGGTTGAAACGATAAAAAAAGATAAACCGGATCTAAAGGGGACTTCATTCAGGTTGTACCTCGGGGGATTCATGGCCGCCGGCAAGACCTCCGTGGGAAGCAAGCTATCGGAGCTAACGGGATTGCCCTTCCTGGACACCGACGACCTGATAGAGGCCATGGCAGGCATGAGTATTGCAGAAATATTTGCCACCTGCGGCGAAGGCCATTTTCGCGAGCTTGAAAGGCGCGTGCTCGACGAGACCTTTAAGCTCAAAAACGTCATAGTAGGCCTGGGCGGAGGCGTGCTCGTCAACCCCGAGAACAAGGCAAAGATAATGGCAAACGGCACCCTGATAATGCTGGATGCAGCCGTGAACACCATAATAAAGCGCGCATCAAACCAACCGGGCAAAAGGCCGCTTTTAAGGGAAGACAACGTAGCCGAGCTGTTGAACAAGCGGCGCGATGCCTACAAGGACGCGCACTTTCGCGTGTCGACCGACGAGATCTTAGTCGACGAGGTGGCTTCGCTCATAGTACAGGGCCTCGGCCTTGATGTGGCCAAAGACATGCCAAAGACAAGATGTGAGACCTTGCAGGTAAAGACGAAGGGCGCGAGCTATCCCGTGATCGTTGGAAGAGGAATACTCACCTCGGATAAGGCCTTAAATGACACCCTTGAGGCATTCCTTGGCATTCACAGCGGAAAGCCCTTCATAATAAGCGATCCCATTACGTTTACGATGTTTGCAAGGAAGATCAAAGAGGCTTCGGGCTTTCACCTCCTCCCCCGAGGCGAGGAAGGAAAGACCCTGCGCCAGGTTTCGGCCATCTACGAAAAGTTGAGCCAGTGCGGAGTGGACAGGAAGGGCTTAATTCTTGCCGTAGGCGGAGGCTGCGTGGGAGATGCGGCGGGCTTTGCCGCCTCCACATGGATGCGGGGCATAGATATCGTACATATCCCCACCACCCTCATCGCGCAGGTGGACAGCTCCATCGGGGGAAAGACGGCCGTAAACCTGCCTGAGGGCAAAAACCTCGTAGGCACGTTTCATCAGCCCTGCTGCGTCATCGTCGACGTCAATTGCCTCCTGAGCCTCCCCGACGAGGAGTTCAGGCAGGGGATGGCAGAAGTCATAAAATACGGCCTCGGAGAGGACCGCGAGTTTTTCCGCTGGCTTTCGGATAACAGAAGATCGATCCTTGAAAGGGATCCGGATACATTGCTTGAAATGGTAAAACGATGTATCGAGCTCAAGGCCTCGATCGTCAAAGAAGACGAAAAGGAAACATCCGGTGCAAGGACGCGCCTGAACTTGGGCCATACCGTGGCCCACGGCTTGGAGGCATCTTCGGGCTACAGCGAAATAAAGCACGGAGACGCCGTGGCCATCGGATTGGTCGTCGCCGCTCGCATGGCCGTCATGCTCAACCTATGCCGCGACGAGACCTTAGCCGAGCTGCTCGAACTGCTCGAGTTCTTCGGCCTGCCAGTCAGGCCCGACAGGCCCTTCGATGAAGTCGTCGCCTATCTGATGAAGGACAAAAAATTCGTGGGCGGAAGGCCCACGATGGTACTTCCCACTGAAGGCGGAAAATGTAAGGTCCTTCAAACCTCGTTAGAGCTTTTAGGGGACGCCTACCGCGCAACGACGTGCTAA
- the aroC gene encoding chorismate synthase, with translation MSLRILTCGESHGKGYLIILEGMPCGLAISKELIEQDLARRRRGYGRGERMKLEKDEFEFFGGVRGGHTTGNPIGVVLRNSEWEKWIGAMDPFKVDKEEAAQKAVTRPRPGHADFAGMAKFGFEEARNVLERASARATAAWTVAGAICKIFLIELGITVRSAVTSIGTEIADLPESDEKWAEAYSSDMGVAGRNVEARLRRAIDEAEQSGDSLGGTFAVVVKNVPAGIGSYGEWDRRLDGRLTQALMAIPSAKGVEIGGGFELSKKPGSEVHDEFVLLSDQWGRSTNNAGGIEGGVTNGQDILVRVALKPIPTLKKPLHTFDVQTKQGATAHVERGDVCVVPAACVVGEAMTSLALAQAICEQFGGDRMEDLKGRLKEHIERTRRMLHA, from the coding sequence ATGAGCCTGCGCATCTTGACCTGCGGTGAATCTCACGGGAAGGGATATCTCATCATCCTTGAGGGAATGCCCTGCGGCCTTGCAATATCAAAGGAGCTTATCGAGCAGGACCTCGCCCGCAGGAGGCGCGGATATGGGCGCGGGGAGCGCATGAAGCTTGAAAAGGACGAATTCGAATTTTTCGGAGGCGTCAGGGGAGGACATACAACGGGAAACCCGATCGGGGTCGTCCTTCGAAACAGCGAATGGGAAAAGTGGATAGGCGCCATGGACCCCTTCAAAGTTGACAAGGAAGAAGCGGCACAAAAGGCCGTGACGCGACCGAGGCCCGGACATGCCGACTTTGCGGGCATGGCAAAGTTCGGATTTGAAGAGGCAAGAAATGTCTTAGAGAGGGCAAGCGCAAGGGCGACAGCTGCCTGGACCGTGGCAGGCGCGATCTGCAAAATCTTTTTAATCGAACTTGGAATCACCGTAAGAAGTGCCGTTACGTCCATAGGAACGGAAATCGCAGATTTGCCGGAAAGCGACGAAAAATGGGCCGAGGCATACAGCTCAGACATGGGAGTTGCAGGACGCAATGTGGAAGCCCGACTTAGAAGGGCAATAGATGAGGCTGAACAAAGCGGCGACTCCCTTGGCGGAACCTTTGCGGTCGTCGTAAAAAACGTCCCGGCAGGCATAGGCTCCTACGGCGAATGGGACAGGCGCTTGGACGGCCGGCTGACCCAGGCTTTGATGGCAATCCCTTCGGCCAAGGGCGTGGAGATCGGGGGAGGTTTCGAGCTTTCAAAGAAGCCCGGAAGCGAGGTGCACGATGAATTTGTCCTCTTATCGGACCAATGGGGGCGAAGCACGAACAACGCCGGCGGCATCGAAGGTGGCGTAACAAACGGTCAGGACATCCTAGTTCGCGTGGCCTTAAAGCCCATCCCCACGCTTAAAAAGCCACTTCACACCTTTGACGTCCAAACCAAGCAGGGCGCCACTGCCCACGTGGAAAGAGGAGATGTCTGCGTCGTGCCGGCTGCCTGCGTCGTAGGAGAGGCCATGACGTCGCTGGCGCTTGCGCAAGCCATATGCGAGCAGTTTGGCGGCGACAGGATGGAAGACCTGAAAGGTCGTCTCAAAGAACATATAGAACGGACAAGGAGGATGCTTCATGCATAA
- the aroA gene encoding 3-phosphoshikimate 1-carboxyvinyltransferase, with protein sequence MIEINPTSRINGEIHVPGDKSISHRAAFLGALTRDGVEVSNFSPGQDCASTLACLEAMGCAVEQDKALNTVKIKAPAGLKEPKDVLDAKNSGTTARLLLGLLSGIPNLFAVVTGDESLKRRPMGRVVKPLVAMGAKIDGREFGERLPLAVRGRKLSGGVHALQVASAQVKTAILLAGLGAQGATTVIEPSPTRDHTEIMLEYLGVPVLKDGLKVTVYPTSSIPGGSWRIPGDFSAAAFWIVAAAITAESELRIKEVNVNPTRTGLLKVLERMGLDHAIEDETLSGGERTATVAVRSSRLKGTTVSPEEVPSLIDELPVLAVAATQAEGITEIRGARELRVKESDRIHAMAINLKALGAQIQETDDGWIIKGRTALLGGRAKSFGDHRVAMAMAVAGLVATGPVCIEDEECVSISYPGFFDDLTELTQTCLKEVSS encoded by the coding sequence ATGATAGAAATTAACCCCACCAGCCGAATCAATGGCGAAATTCACGTGCCCGGCGACAAGTCCATATCGCACAGGGCGGCCTTCCTTGGTGCCCTGACGAGGGACGGCGTAGAGGTATCCAATTTCTCCCCCGGACAGGACTGCGCCAGCACGCTGGCATGCCTTGAGGCGATGGGATGCGCCGTTGAGCAGGACAAGGCACTTAACACGGTAAAAATAAAGGCACCGGCAGGTCTCAAGGAACCGAAGGACGTGCTCGACGCCAAAAATTCCGGCACCACGGCCCGCCTTTTGCTAGGCCTTCTGTCGGGCATCCCGAATTTATTTGCCGTCGTGACGGGAGACGAAAGCCTGAAAAGACGACCCATGGGGAGAGTGGTAAAACCTTTGGTCGCCATGGGGGCAAAAATCGACGGCCGCGAGTTTGGCGAAAGGCTTCCCCTGGCGGTCAGGGGAAGAAAGCTTAGCGGCGGCGTTCACGCCCTTCAGGTGGCAAGCGCTCAGGTAAAGACGGCCATACTGCTTGCCGGTCTGGGCGCACAGGGCGCAACGACAGTCATTGAACCTTCCCCCACGAGGGACCATACCGAGATAATGCTTGAATACTTAGGTGTCCCAGTACTTAAAGACGGCCTCAAGGTCACGGTGTATCCTACAAGCTCCATTCCGGGCGGAAGCTGGAGGATACCGGGAGATTTCTCGGCGGCAGCCTTTTGGATAGTCGCCGCCGCAATAACTGCAGAAAGCGAGCTTCGCATAAAGGAGGTCAACGTAAATCCCACCAGGACAGGGCTTCTGAAAGTGCTTGAGAGGATGGGGCTTGATCACGCCATCGAGGACGAGACCTTGAGCGGAGGGGAAAGGACGGCCACCGTAGCCGTAAGATCCTCCCGGCTTAAAGGCACGACCGTCTCGCCCGAAGAGGTCCCCTCTCTCATCGACGAGCTTCCCGTGCTGGCCGTGGCCGCCACCCAGGCCGAAGGGATAACCGAGATAAGGGGAGCAAGGGAACTGCGGGTAAAGGAAAGCGACAGGATACATGCCATGGCCATAAACCTAAAAGCCCTTGGAGCCCAGATACAGGAGACGGATGACGGATGGATCATCAAAGGAAGAACTGCCCTTTTGGGCGGCAGGGCAAAAAGCTTTGGCGATCATCGCGTAGCAATGGCCATGGCCGTCGCCGGCCTTGTCGCGACAGGACCGGTTTGCATCGAAGATGAGGAATGCGTCAGCATATCCTACCCGGGCTTCTTCGACGACCTGACCGAACTTACGCAAACATGCCTTAAGGAGGTTTCATCATGA
- a CDS encoding prephenate dehydrogenase, producing MQCSSVGIIGLGLIGGSIGKRLHQCDWAEHVLGWDRDEHVVGRALASGAITEACRPEEMVQEVDLLILATPPSQMVNLSQRIAPCADEKLKAVTDTASTKHSLSRELSVIWKERYVGLHPMAGKEKGGIDNASADLFAGAVCALVPTASSSNKAVELAKDLICALGSHPVIVSSEEHDEIVAVTSHLPMFLATALAALAGTRASQQEELPKFVAGGFRDTTRVASCPPWLIADVWETNKGFISQAIKDFMDILSEMSKMDPKELLKFAANAKESRDALLAQRGEMNDRN from the coding sequence GTGCAGTGTAGCAGCGTAGGGATCATCGGCCTTGGCCTCATCGGAGGCTCAATTGGGAAACGCCTTCATCAATGCGACTGGGCAGAACATGTGCTTGGCTGGGACAGGGACGAACATGTCGTAGGACGCGCCCTTGCCTCCGGGGCGATCACCGAAGCATGCAGGCCGGAGGAAATGGTCCAAGAGGTCGATCTTTTGATTCTTGCCACGCCGCCAAGCCAAATGGTCAATTTAAGCCAAAGGATCGCTCCCTGCGCTGATGAGAAGCTTAAAGCGGTAACTGATACCGCGAGCACCAAGCATTCGTTGTCAAGGGAATTATCCGTCATCTGGAAGGAAAGATACGTAGGGCTTCATCCTATGGCAGGCAAGGAAAAGGGCGGCATAGACAACGCATCTGCGGATCTTTTTGCAGGCGCCGTGTGCGCATTGGTGCCTACCGCTTCGTCAAGCAATAAAGCCGTAGAGCTGGCTAAAGACCTAATTTGCGCCTTAGGCTCGCATCCTGTAATCGTAAGCTCCGAGGAACACGACGAGATAGTGGCAGTAACGAGCCACCTCCCCATGTTTTTAGCCACAGCCCTTGCGGCACTTGCGGGCACAAGGGCGTCTCAACAGGAAGAGCTTCCAAAATTCGTAGCCGGCGGCTTCAGAGACACGACCAGGGTGGCTTCATGTCCCCCCTGGCTCATCGCTGACGTATGGGAGACGAACAAAGGCTTTATAAGCCAGGCGATAAAGGACTTCATGGACATTTTGTCGGAGATGTCGAAGATGGACCCAAAGGAACTGCTTAAGTTTGCAGCCAATGCAAAAGAGTCGAGAGATGCGCTATTAGCGCAACGAGGTGAGATGAATGATAGAAATTAA